The proteins below are encoded in one region of Amycolatopsis acidiphila:
- a CDS encoding non-ribosomal peptide synthetase — protein sequence MASSVEDVLPLTPLQQGMVFHALLGDRVDVYTVQTVLALAEDVDPDRMRGAAEALVCRYANLRVAFRTQSSGQFVQVVRRAVDLPFRVTDEVDLDAERAEPFDLARPPLLRFTLAGKRTLVLTAHHLLWDGWSAPILVRELLALYRGEALPPVRPYREYLAWLSEQDKPAAERAWAEALSGLDEPTLVGSPAAGFPRRAEFSLDVHALEQAARKHGVTVNAVVQGAWALTLSALTGRDDLVFGATVSGRSAEVPGVESMVGMFINTVPVRVRLAPRESLAGLFARVQAEQARLLEHQHLGLADIQRASGHPSLFDTLVVFESYPMDGEIPLLAEVSVRDATHYPLALLVVPGEELVLRIDHDPAQFPDVSRIAEWFQEVLARFVTAPETQVGQLELVVPDAPAEPVEVPVTTLAELFEAQVACTPGAAAVVFEGESLSYAELDARASVLASRLAAVGVGPDRIVGVRQDRSLDLVVSLLAVLKAGGAYLPLDPSYPVERLDLMIEDARPMVVLPCALDGEGEVRRAGPDNAAYVIYTSGSTGRPKGVVITHRAIVNRLLWMQHEYQLTQQDVVLQKTPSSFDVSVWEFFWPLITGAKLVLARPGGHKDPDYLAGLMGQVTTVHFVPSMLRAYGDRPLPKRVITSGEALSADIARPGMHNLYGPTEAAVDVTHWTVTDEVAIGRPVWNTQVHVLDRFLRPAVQGELYLGGVQLARGYLDRPGLTAERFVAGPDGERLYRTGDLVRRHNGVLHYLGRTDDQVKIRGFRVELGEVEAALAALPGVRQAAAAVQTERQQLIGYVVAEHAVDTSALRLPEHLTPSAIVTLDTLPLTPSGKLDRKALPEPQVETGTGQARDPREEILCELFADVLGLDTVGPRDDFFALGGHSLLATKLVSRVRRTFGVDLQLRAVFDAPTAARLAQLLDGGVRRPALTKRQRPAEIPLSPAQRSLWFLYRLEGPNPTYNIPFAARLTGPLDTDALDTALRDVVERHESLRTIFPGAEPRQEILEPREVLPGSAGHCFRLDEEPPIRYELHRVAENEYEFVLVVHHIAADEWSARPLLRDLGVAYAARVEGKAPDWEPLPVQYADYTLWQLENAGDDKDFWLQQLDGLPEELPLPTDRPRPRTPSHRGGSVRLKLPDTRWRARKLGVTDLMVGQAAVAVLLHRLGAGEDIPLGTPTAGRADEALDDLVGFFVNTLVLRTDLSGNPTFRELLSRVRETNLDAYSHQDLPFERLVEALNPARSPARHPLFQTMVSHQDPATAELTLPGITTTPLDPGVTGAKFDLAFHFAPGECTISYSADLFDESTVDVFGQRLARLLEAFTEDPNRPVGSVDLLDPAEHAQLRKFNDTAESRPVTTLTEMVEEQVTRTPDAIAVEFHDQRLTYAELDARANHVARTLRELGAGPEKTVGMHWERSVEMIVGLLGVEKAGAAFVPLEPSWPRRRIAEVCANAGLTAILTGEQHDEPVRALGTPLVHLDGSTADRLNLRIEPESLAYVIYTSGSTGTPKGAMIRHRAITHRLLWQREMLGFGSGDAALFKAPLGFDISINEIFLPLVTGGKVVVAEPGGERDIDYLLGLIERHAVTFTYLPSSILDLLLQLDGFPDRGGSLKHVWCGGEVLTPELFQRFRRSSDAVMYHGYGPAEATIGVSHVVYRDPEAIRGAVSIGMPNGNTRLYVLDRNLLPVPVGVPGELYAGGVYLGRGYLNDPKRTADHFVADPFGPPGSRLYRTGDLARWQPDGSLEFLGRADNQVKIRGMRVELEEIEAVLEQHEQVRRAVVLVREQGLVGYCLGSEHDGVGDWLRQRLPEHMVPKRFVFLDEFPLLPSGKVNRGALPEPPAETTTRAPVTEPEKVLCGLMADLLRLPEVGAEDSFFALGGDSILSIRFVSKARAAGLAISPRQVFEHQTAAALARAVEAASVTVHDDGTGEVPLTPIMRWWAGTGDDAMHQAALLRVPEPFAPDAFEQVLQDVLDQHDLLRARLGDEVLHVPPPGSLGAVVEHVEGPYRPEKYDEVVAALDPRESMLRAVVFNGRLLLVLHHLVVDGVSWRILAEDLAEAWTARAAGRPPALAPVPTSFRTWALATARPTPVQARKAEPVAGRLTVELGVAETRKVLEGKHSRVNEVLVFALGQALGPTVVALEGHGREEHLVPGADLSRTVGWFTTVFPVELDRPTLNEVKQQLRAIPDNGFGMDVPDTDVSFNYLGRFDLGAGYWTPGPEKLPEPATQHRPLEINARTEDGPVLKATWSWTDEHSEAGVRELAQAWLQALSGDTEAGLTPSDVPLVSLNQGQLDKLAAKWGKK from the coding sequence GTGGCTTCGAGCGTCGAGGACGTCCTCCCGCTCACCCCGCTGCAGCAGGGCATGGTGTTCCACGCCCTGCTCGGGGACCGGGTGGACGTCTACACCGTGCAGACGGTGCTCGCACTCGCCGAAGACGTCGACCCGGACCGGATGCGCGGCGCGGCGGAGGCGCTGGTGTGCAGGTACGCGAACCTGCGGGTGGCGTTCCGCACGCAGTCGTCGGGACAGTTCGTGCAGGTTGTCCGGCGTGCCGTCGACTTGCCCTTCCGGGTGACCGACGAGGTGGACCTCGACGCCGAGCGCGCCGAGCCGTTCGACCTCGCGCGCCCGCCGCTGCTGCGGTTCACCTTGGCAGGCAAGCGAACTCTGGTGCTCACCGCGCACCACCTGCTGTGGGACGGCTGGTCCGCGCCGATCCTGGTCCGCGAGCTGCTGGCGCTGTACCGCGGGGAGGCCCTGCCGCCGGTGCGCCCGTACCGCGAGTACCTGGCCTGGCTGTCCGAACAGGACAAGCCGGCGGCGGAACGGGCGTGGGCGGAAGCACTCTCCGGCCTCGACGAACCCACTCTCGTCGGCAGCCCGGCCGCCGGCTTTCCCCGTCGCGCGGAGTTCAGCCTCGACGTCCACGCGCTGGAACAAGCGGCGCGGAAGCATGGTGTGACGGTGAACGCCGTCGTCCAGGGGGCCTGGGCGCTGACGCTGTCGGCCCTGACCGGTCGCGACGACCTCGTGTTCGGCGCGACGGTGTCGGGCCGTAGCGCCGAGGTGCCGGGTGTCGAGTCGATGGTCGGCATGTTCATCAACACCGTGCCCGTGCGGGTGCGGCTGGCACCCCGCGAGTCGCTCGCCGGGTTGTTCGCACGCGTGCAGGCGGAGCAGGCGCGGTTACTGGAACATCAGCACCTCGGCCTCGCCGACATTCAGCGCGCCAGCGGGCACCCGAGTCTGTTCGACACCCTGGTCGTCTTCGAGAGTTATCCGATGGATGGCGAGATTCCGTTGCTGGCCGAGGTTTCCGTCCGCGACGCGACGCACTATCCGCTCGCGCTGCTGGTCGTGCCCGGGGAGGAACTCGTGCTGCGGATCGACCACGACCCGGCGCAGTTCCCTGACGTGTCCCGGATCGCGGAGTGGTTCCAGGAAGTCCTGGCCCGGTTCGTGACCGCCCCGGAGACGCAGGTGGGGCAGCTCGAACTGGTCGTTCCGGACGCTCCTGCCGAGCCCGTCGAGGTTCCGGTTACGACGTTGGCGGAGTTGTTCGAGGCGCAGGTGGCGTGTACGCCGGGTGCGGCGGCGGTGGTGTTCGAGGGTGAGTCGTTGTCGTATGCGGAGTTGGATGCGCGGGCGTCGGTGCTGGCGTCGCGGCTTGCGGCGGTGGGTGTGGGTCCGGATCGGATTGTGGGGGTTCGGCAGGATCGGTCGTTGGATTTGGTTGTGTCGTTGCTGGCGGTGTTGAAGGCGGGTGGTGCGTATTTGCCGTTGGATCCGTCGTATCCGGTGGAGCGGCTGGATTTGATGATCGAGGATGCTCGGCCGATGGTGGTGTTGCCGTGCGCGCTGGATGGTGAGGGTGAGGTGCGCAGGGCTGGGCCTGACAATGCGGCGTATGTGATCTACACGTCGGGTTCGACGGGTCGTCCGAAGGGTGTGGTCATCACGCATCGGGCGATTGTGAATCGTCTGTTGTGGATGCAGCATGAATATCAACTGACGCAGCAAGACGTGGTGTTGCAGAAGACGCCGTCGAGTTTTGATGTGTCGGTGTGGGAGTTTTTCTGGCCGTTGATCACTGGTGCGAAGTTGGTCCTGGCGAGGCCGGGTGGTCACAAGGATCCGGATTATCTGGCTGGGTTGATGGGCCAGGTGACGACTGTCCATTTCGTTCCGTCGATGCTGCGTGCTTATGGTGATCGTCCGTTGCCGAAGCGGGTGATTACCAGTGGGGAAGCGCTTTCTGCGGATATCGCGAGGCCGGGGATGCACAACCTCTATGGTCCGACTGAAGCCGCGGTGGATGTTACGCATTGGACGGTGACGGATGAGGTGGCGATCGGGCGGCCGGTGTGGAACACCCAAGTTCACGTCCTCGACCGGTTCCTGCGCCCGGCCGTGCAGGGTGAGCTGTACCTCGGGGGTGTCCAGCTCGCCCGCGGATATCTCGACCGCCCGGGGCTCACCGCAGAACGGTTCGTCGCCGGTCCGGACGGCGAGCGCCTGTACCGCACCGGCGATCTCGTGCGTCGGCACAACGGTGTCCTGCACTACCTGGGCCGCACCGACGACCAGGTCAAGATCCGCGGCTTCCGCGTCGAACTCGGCGAGGTCGAAGCGGCGCTCGCCGCGCTGCCCGGGGTGCGGCAGGCGGCGGCCGCCGTGCAGACCGAGCGGCAGCAACTGATCGGCTACGTCGTGGCCGAGCATGCGGTCGACACCTCCGCGCTGCGCCTGCCGGAGCACCTGACCCCGTCCGCGATCGTCACCCTCGACACGCTTCCCCTGACGCCAAGTGGAAAGCTCGACCGCAAAGCCCTGCCCGAACCGCAGGTCGAAACCGGCACCGGTCAGGCACGGGACCCGCGCGAAGAGATCCTCTGCGAGCTGTTCGCCGACGTGCTCGGCCTGGACACCGTCGGCCCCCGCGACGACTTCTTCGCCCTCGGCGGGCACTCGCTGCTCGCGACGAAGCTGGTCAGCCGGGTGCGCCGGACCTTCGGCGTGGACCTGCAACTGCGCGCGGTGTTCGACGCGCCCACCGCCGCACGTCTAGCCCAACTCCTCGACGGCGGCGTGCGCAGGCCCGCCCTCACGAAACGACAGAGGCCGGCTGAGATACCGCTTTCTCCGGCGCAGCGCAGTCTGTGGTTCCTCTACCGCCTCGAAGGCCCGAACCCGACGTACAACATTCCCTTCGCCGCACGCCTGACCGGGCCGCTCGACACCGACGCGCTGGACACCGCGCTGCGGGACGTCGTCGAACGGCACGAGTCGCTGCGCACGATCTTCCCCGGTGCCGAACCACGTCAGGAGATCCTCGAACCGCGGGAAGTGCTACCCGGCAGTGCCGGCCATTGCTTCCGGCTCGACGAGGAACCGCCGATCCGCTACGAGCTTCACCGGGTCGCCGAGAACGAGTACGAGTTCGTCCTCGTCGTGCACCACATCGCGGCCGACGAGTGGTCCGCGCGGCCGCTGCTGCGCGACCTCGGCGTCGCGTATGCCGCGCGCGTGGAAGGGAAAGCGCCCGACTGGGAACCGCTTCCCGTGCAGTACGCGGACTACACGCTCTGGCAGCTCGAGAACGCCGGTGACGACAAGGACTTCTGGCTACAGCAGCTCGACGGCCTGCCCGAGGAACTGCCGCTGCCCACTGACCGCCCCCGTCCCCGTACGCCGAGCCACCGGGGTGGCAGTGTCCGGCTGAAGCTGCCGGACACCCGCTGGCGGGCCCGCAAGCTCGGCGTCACCGACCTCATGGTCGGCCAGGCCGCGGTGGCCGTCCTGCTGCACCGGCTCGGTGCGGGCGAGGACATCCCGCTCGGCACGCCGACCGCGGGTCGCGCCGACGAGGCCCTCGACGACCTGGTGGGCTTCTTCGTCAACACGCTGGTGCTGCGCACCGACCTGTCCGGCAACCCGACGTTCCGGGAACTGCTGTCGAGAGTGCGTGAGACCAACCTCGACGCGTACTCCCACCAGGATCTGCCGTTCGAACGGCTCGTGGAAGCGCTCAACCCGGCGCGCTCGCCCGCACGGCACCCGCTGTTCCAGACGATGGTGTCGCACCAGGACCCGGCCACCGCCGAGCTCACGCTGCCGGGTATCACCACAACGCCGCTCGACCCGGGCGTGACCGGCGCCAAGTTCGACCTGGCCTTCCACTTCGCCCCCGGCGAATGCACCATCTCCTACAGCGCCGACCTGTTCGATGAGTCCACAGTGGACGTCTTCGGACAGCGACTTGCCCGGTTACTAGAGGCCTTCACGGAGGACCCGAACCGGCCCGTCGGGTCGGTCGACCTCCTCGACCCGGCCGAGCACGCGCAGCTGCGGAAGTTCAACGACACCGCCGAGTCCCGCCCGGTGACCACCCTGACGGAGATGGTCGAAGAGCAGGTCACCCGCACTCCGGACGCGATCGCCGTCGAGTTCCACGACCAGCGGCTCACCTACGCGGAACTCGACGCACGCGCCAACCACGTCGCGCGCACGTTGCGCGAGCTGGGCGCCGGGCCGGAGAAGACCGTCGGCATGCACTGGGAACGGTCGGTCGAGATGATCGTCGGCCTGCTCGGCGTCGAAAAGGCCGGAGCCGCCTTCGTGCCGCTGGAGCCGTCGTGGCCGCGGCGCCGCATCGCCGAGGTCTGCGCGAACGCCGGCCTGACGGCGATCCTGACCGGCGAGCAGCACGACGAACCCGTGCGAGCCCTCGGCACACCACTGGTACACCTCGACGGGTCCACTGCGGACCGGCTGAACCTGCGCATCGAACCGGAAAGCCTGGCGTACGTCATCTACACCTCCGGCTCGACCGGGACGCCGAAGGGCGCGATGATCCGGCACCGCGCGATCACGCACCGGCTGCTCTGGCAGCGGGAGATGCTCGGCTTCGGCTCCGGCGACGCGGCGTTGTTCAAGGCGCCGCTCGGGTTCGACATCTCGATCAACGAGATCTTCCTGCCGCTGGTCACCGGCGGCAAGGTGGTCGTCGCCGAGCCCGGCGGCGAGCGCGACATCGACTACCTCCTGGGGCTGATCGAGCGGCACGCGGTCACCTTCACCTACCTGCCGTCCTCGATCCTCGACCTGCTGCTGCAGCTCGACGGCTTTCCGGACCGGGGCGGCTCGCTCAAGCACGTCTGGTGTGGCGGCGAGGTGCTGACACCGGAGCTGTTCCAGCGGTTCCGCCGCAGCAGCGACGCGGTGATGTACCACGGTTACGGGCCCGCGGAGGCGACGATCGGCGTGAGCCATGTCGTGTACCGCGACCCCGAGGCGATCCGCGGCGCGGTGTCGATCGGCATGCCCAACGGCAACACCCGGCTGTACGTGCTGGACCGGAACCTGCTGCCGGTGCCCGTCGGGGTGCCTGGCGAGCTGTACGCGGGCGGGGTCTACCTCGGCCGCGGCTACCTCAACGACCCGAAGCGCACCGCCGATCACTTCGTCGCGGACCCGTTCGGGCCACCAGGTTCCCGCCTCTACCGCACCGGCGACCTCGCGCGGTGGCAGCCGGACGGCAGCCTGGAGTTCCTGGGCCGCGCCGACAACCAGGTCAAGATCCGCGGGATGCGGGTCGAGCTGGAAGAGATCGAGGCCGTGCTCGAACAGCACGAACAGGTCCGTCGAGCGGTCGTGCTGGTGCGCGAGCAGGGCCTCGTCGGCTACTGCCTCGGCTCGGAGCACGACGGCGTCGGCGACTGGTTGCGCCAGCGGCTGCCCGAGCACATGGTGCCCAAGCGGTTCGTCTTCCTCGACGAGTTCCCGTTGCTGCCCTCGGGCAAGGTGAACCGCGGGGCGCTGCCCGAACCACCTGCGGAGACGACCACCCGGGCGCCGGTCACCGAGCCGGAAAAAGTCCTTTGTGGACTGATGGCTGACCTGCTGCGGCTGCCGGAGGTCGGGGCCGAGGACAGCTTCTTCGCCCTCGGCGGGGACAGCATCCTGTCCATCCGGTTCGTGAGCAAGGCCCGCGCAGCCGGGCTGGCGATCTCGCCACGGCAGGTGTTCGAGCACCAGACCGCGGCCGCGCTTGCTCGTGCGGTGGAGGCGGCGTCGGTCACCGTGCACGACGACGGCACGGGCGAGGTGCCGCTCACGCCGATCATGCGCTGGTGGGCCGGGACCGGCGACGACGCGATGCACCAGGCCGCGCTGCTGCGGGTGCCCGAGCCGTTCGCGCCGGACGCGTTCGAGCAGGTGCTGCAGGACGTGCTCGACCAGCACGACCTGCTGCGTGCGCGGTTGGGCGACGAGGTCCTGCACGTCCCGCCGCCGGGCTCGCTGGGTGCCGTGGTGGAGCACGTCGAAGGCCCGTACCGGCCGGAGAAGTACGACGAAGTGGTCGCTGCCCTCGATCCGCGTGAGTCGATGCTGCGAGCGGTGGTCTTCAACGGCCGCCTGCTGCTCGTGCTGCACCACCTGGTCGTCGACGGCGTGTCGTGGCGCATCCTCGCCGAGGACCTGGCCGAAGCCTGGACCGCGCGCGCCGCCGGTCGCCCGCCCGCGCTCGCGCCGGTGCCGACGTCGTTCCGGACCTGGGCCCTCGCGACCGCACGCCCGACGCCGGTGCAGGCGCGGAAGGCGGAGCCGGTCGCGGGCAGGCTGACCGTCGAACTGGGCGTGGCCGAGACCCGGAAGGTGCTGGAGGGCAAGCATTCCCGCGTCAACGAAGTGCTCGTGTTCGCGCTGGGTCAGGCGCTCGGGCCGACCGTCGTCGCGCTCGAAGGGCACGGCCGCGAGGAGCATCTCGTGCCGGGCGCCGATCTGTCGCGGACGGTCGGCTGGTTCACCACGGTGTTCCCGGTCGAGCTGGACCGGCCCACGCTGAACGAGGTCAAGCAGCAGCTGCGGGCGATCCCGGACAACGGGTTCGGCATGGACGTGCCCGACACCGACGTGAGCTTCAACTACCTCGGCCGGTTCGACCTCGGTGCGGGCTACTGGACGCCCGGCCCGGAGAAGCTGCCGGAGCCAGCGACGCAGCACCGTCCGCTGGAGATCAACGCACGCACCGAGGACGGCCCGGTGCTCAAGGCGACCTGGTCGTGGACGGACGAGCACAGCGAGGCCGGGGTACGCGAACTCGCGCAGGCGTGGCTGCAAGCGCTTTCCGGCGACACCGAGGCCGGCCTGACGCCGTCGGACGTCCCGCTCGTGTCGCTGAACCAGGGGCAGCTCGACAAGCTCGCGGCGAAGTGGGGGAAGAAGTGA